Below is a genomic region from Mesorhizobium sp. NZP2298.
AGCGGCACGACCAGCATGACCGAGAGCGGAATGGCCCAACTCTCGTAGAGGGCGGCCAGCACCAGGAACACGACGACGACGGAGAACGCCACCAGAAGCGGCGCCTGCGCGCCCGACTGGCGTTCCTGGAAGGACTGGCCTGTCCATTCCACGGCGAAGCCGGCGGGAAGCCGCGCGGCGATCCGCTCGATCTCGTTCATCGCATTGCCGCTCGACACACCGGGCGCGGCATCTCCCGAGATGCTGAGCGAGGGGTAACCGTTGTAGCGGTTGAGCTGCAGCGGCCCGACGGACCATTGCGGCGTCACCACTTCGGACAGGGGAACCATGCCGCCCTTGTCGTTGCGCACCTGGAGCTTCAGGACGTCCTCGACCTGCATGCGGTCCCTGGCCTGCGCCTGCACGATGACCTGCTGGAGACTTCCGGCACGCGGAAAGTCGTTGACATAGGTCGAGCCCATGGTGGAACCGAGCACGTCGCTGATGACCGAGAAGGAGACCCCGAGCGCGCCGGCCTTCTGGCGGTCGACGCGCAAGTTCACGCTGGGCCCGTTGGGCAGGCCGTCCACGCGCACATTGCGCAGGAGCTTGCTTTGACCGGCGAGTGCGACCAGCGTCTCCGACGCATCCCGCAGCGCCCCCGCGTCGCGCCCGACGCGGTCGACGAGGCGAAGCGAGACGCCCGAGGTCGTGCCAAGTTCCTCGATGGCTGGCGGCTTCATGATGATGACCTCGCCTTCCGTCGCCTCCCGCATCGCCCGTTCGGCCGCCGCGATCTCCGCATCGGTGCTGCCGCTGCGTGCATCCCAGTCGCGCAACGTCGTGAACGCCATCGCCGCGTTCGAGCCGGAGCCGGAAAAGCCGAAGCCCATGATGGACAGGTTGTTGGCGATGTCGGGGCGCGTCGCGGCGTGGCGGTCGAAGCGTTCGACCAGTGCCTGGGTGCGTTCGGAGGTGGCGTCGGCAGGCAGCGTGAACGAGGCCATGAATGTCCCCTGGTCCTCGTCCGGCACGAAGGCGGTCGGCAGCGTGCCGTAGCCCAGCGCCAGCGCGCCGATGAGAACGCTGTAGACCAGCATGACGCGACCGGTCCGCCTCACGAGCCAGCCGACCCATGACGTGTACCGTCCCGTCAGCCTTTCGAAGCCGCGGTTGAACCAGGCAAAGAAGCCCTTGCGCTCGTGATGAGACGGCACCGGCTTCAGGATCGTGGCACAGAGCGCGGGCGTCAGGCTGAGGGCCAGGAACGCGGAGAACAGGATCGAGACCGCGAGCGAGACCGTGAACTGGCGGTAGATTGCGCCGACCGACCCGCCTGCGAGGCCCATGGGCAGGAACACCGCCGTCAGAACCAGCGTGATGCCGACGACCGCGCCCGTAATCTCGCGCATGGCGCGGCGGGTCGCCTCGCGCGGTGACAGGCCCTCGGTCGCCATCAGCCGTTCGACGTTTTCCACCACCACGATCGCGTCGTCGACGATGATGCCGATCGCCAGCACCATGCCGAACATCGTCAGCACGTTGATCGAGTAGCCGATTGCCCACATCACCGCGAAGGTGCCGAGCAGCGCGATCGGTGCGACGATGGCCGGGATCAGCGTGTAGCGGATGCTCTGGAGGAAGAGGAGCATGATCAGGAACACCAGCACCATGGCCTCGGCGAGCGTCCGCACGACCTTCGAGATCGACAACTTCACGAAGGGCGCCGTGTCGTAGGAAACGGCATAGGTGACGCCCTTCGGCATCGACGGCGCGAGCTCGGCAAGGCGTGCCTTGACACCTTCCGAGGTCGAGACGGCGTTGGCGCCGGGCGCTAGCTGGATGGCCGCGGCGGTAGCCGGCTTTCCTCCGTCGAAGATCGAAAAACCCATTGTCTGTGCGCCGATCTCGACCTTGGCCACGTCGCCGAGCGTCAGCTTCGAACCGTCCGGATTGGAACGCAGGACGATGGCGGCGAACTCCTCGGGAGTCTTCAATTGTCCGTCGAGGTTGAGCGGAACGCTGATCATCTGGCCGGGAACGGTGGGCGCCTCACCGAGGCGGCCGGGCGCCACCTGCACGTTTTGGGCCTGGATGGCTTGTGTGATCTCGGCCATCGAGACCGAATAGGAAACGAGCCGGGCCGGATCGATCCAGACGCGCATGGCCGCCTCGGAGCCGAAGGACTGGACGCGGCCGACGCCCGGCACGCGCTTGAGCTCCGGGGTGAGCCCGCGTACCAGATAGTCCTCCAGCGCCAGGGAATCGGCCTTGCCGCCTTCGGAGCGCAGGGAGACGATCATCAGGAATCCCGACGTGACGCCCTCCACGGAAAGGCCTGAGCGCCGGACGGGCTCGGGCAGGCGCTGCTCGACGGCCTTCAGCCTGTTCTGGACATCGATCTGGGCGAGCTCCGGATCGGTGCCGGGCTTGAAGGTGACGGTTATGCTGGCGTTGCCGGCCGAGTCGGACGACGATTCGATATAAAGGACGTTCTTCACAGCCGTCAGTTCGCGCTCGATCGGTGCGGTGATGCTGTCGTTGATCGTCTGTGGGCTGGCGCCGGTGTAGGTAGCGTTGATGCTGACGCTCGGCGGCGCGATGACGGGGAAGCGCGAGACCGGAAGCTGCGGGATCGAGACGAGACCGGCCAGCGCGATGAAGATCGCGATGACCCAGGCAAAGACCGGCCGATCAATGAAGAAATTGGGCATCGCACAGTTCTCCTCAGACGTCGTTCTTGGGCGACGCAGGCTGGTAGGGGACGAGCTCCAGCGGTTGGCCCCCTTCAGTCGGATCCTGGCCCTGCACGACCACGGTCTCGCCGGCCCTCAGGCCGGACAGGATGACGTATTGACGGTCGACCAGCGCTCCCAACTCGACGTCGTGGCTGCTGGCGGTCTTGCCGTTCGCGATAACCGTGAGTTGGGCCCGCCCCGAAGCATCGCGGCGTACGGCCTCCTGCGGCACGGTCAAGGCATCGGGATAGATGGCGCTGGGTACCCTGGCGCGCAGATACATGCCCGGCAGCAATTGCCTGTATGGGTTGGGCACCTCCACGCGCATGGCGATGCTGCCGGTGCCGGGCTCCACGGTGCTTTCGGAGTAGAGGACCTTGCCCTGGTACGCGTAGGGCTTTCCTGTGATCGTCAGAATGTCGACCGGAAGGGCGGCGGCATCCTCGCCGCGACCGCTTTCGGCTTCCTCTTCCAATTGCTCCCGGCGCATCGAGGGCTGACGGACATCGAGATAGACGCTGTCGATCTGCTGGACGACGGCGAGGGGCGTCGCGGCGCCGACGGAAGCGAGGCCGCCTTCGGTGGTGAGGGCCTGACCGATGCGCCCGGCGATAGGGCTTCGGACGGTCGCATGCGACAGTTCGAGTTCGCGGCGGACCAGGTTCGCCTTGGCTTCGGCGACACTCGCACGTGCCTGTGCCAATGCAGCCTTCGCATCGCCGAGGGCCGCGGCGCTCGCGGTCCGCGCCACTGCCAGCGCCTCGACCCGTTCATGCTTGACCGTCGCATTGACGAGATCGGCCTCTGCCCGCGCCAGCACAGCGGAAGCGGCGTCGACATCGGCGGCGAAAGGCGCGGGATCGATCTGGAAGAGGGGCTGGTTCGCCGAAACCTCCGCTCCTTCGGTGAAGATCACCTTCTGCACGATGCCGTTGACTTGCGGACGTATCTCGGCTGTTCGCAGTGCCGATACGCGGCCGGGCAGTTCGTCGTAGACAACCACTCGGTGCGGCTGCACCTTCAGCACAGAAATGCGGACGGGGGCGGCGATTGCCTCCGGCTGCCTCTTGGCATCGGACGTTGGGCCTCCTGCACTATCCGTGCAGGCAGCGAGAAACAGCGCCATACTGGCGAAGGCAGCAGGCGTCAGGAGTGGGCGAAGGCGCATCGTACGGTCATCCGTGAAAGCGGTTCCGTCGCTGGGGGCGACGTCGCCTCTATCCATCCGCCGGGTTGCTGCCGTGTGGACGTTATGTTGCGATTTGATGGAGACGGGCCTGGAGCGCTCGACGCAGGCCGCGCCGGATGGCATTCCTTGTCCAAGGAGAACGCCATGACAGCCCTCGTTCTGATAACTGAAGACGACGACGAGATCGCCGCGATCCTCGACGCCTACCTCGTGCGGGAGGGGTTTCGGACGGTGCAGGCTCGTGATGGCCGCACGGCTCTCGACCTGCACCTCGCGCTGAAGCCGGACCTCGTCCTTCTCGACGTCACGATGCCCCGGCTCGACGGATGGGAGGTCTTGGCGGAACTGCGGCGCCGGGGAAATACCCCCGCCATCATGATCACCGCGCTCGACAAGGACATTGACCGGCTGCAGGGCCTGCGCATCGGGGCGGACGACTATGTGGTCAAGCCCTTCAACCCGATCGAGGTCGTCGCCCGCGCCAAGGCCGTCCTGCGTCGCTCGGGCCTCGCGACCGCGGCGGGCATCCTGCGGGTCGGCGATCTCGCCATCGACCTCGATGCCTACCAGGCAAGCTTCGGCGCCGGCGACGAGGCGACACGGCTTGCGCTGACGCTGACCGAGTTCCGCCTCCTCGCCCACATGGCGCGCAACCCTGCCAAGGTCTTCACGAGAAGCGAGCTGGTGGACGCGTGCCTGCCGGGCTCCGACGCGCTTGACCGCACGGTGGACAGCCATGTCAGCAAGCTGCGCAGGAAGCTCGAACAGGCTGGAGCCATCGGCCTGCTGCCGGGCGTGCGCGGCATAGGCTACCGGCTGTCGGCCTGACGCGATGGGTTCGCGCACCGGATTGAGCCGGCAGATCCTCATCGCCATGTCGGCCATCACCGTAACGGCCGGGCTGCTGGTCTTCTTCGGAACCTATTTCGCCTACACGGCCATCGTCGCCCTTTATCCGATGCCGGAACAGGACGGTGGGCTTACCTCGCTTGATTTCGTGATCGTGGGCGTGCTGATCCTCGTCACCCTGCCGATCGCGGCCCTGATTTCCCTGCGTCTCGCACGCCGGATCCTCGAGCCCCTGGAGTCGCTTGCCCTGAGTGCACGGCGGATCACGGCCGGCGGCCTCACCGCGCGCGCATCGGCCGGCGACCGTGCCCTCGGCGAGACAGCAGCATTGATCGACGATTTCAACACGATGGCGCAACGCCTGCAGGACATGGCCGCCGACATGGCCCTGTGGAACGCCACGATCGCGCACGAGCTACGCACCCCGCTGACCATCCTGAAGGGACGCCTGCAGGGCATCATCGACGGCGTTTTCGAGCCGGACGAGCGCTCGCTTCAGGGGCTGATCCTGCAGGTGGACGGCTTGGCGCGGCTGGTCGAGGACCTGCGGACGGTGACGCTTGCCGACAGCGGCCATCTGGATCTGCGCATCGAGCCGATTCGCCTCGCGTGGGAAATCGAGCAGATGGCCGAGTTGATGGAACAAGACCTGCGTGCCAGCGGCTACCACCTGAAACTCGACCTGGCCGATTTGACCGTGGAGGCGGATCCGACACGCATTCGCCAGGCCCTGCTGGCTCTCGTCACCAACGCGCGTCGCTATGCGGTTCGGGGCACTATAACGATCTGCCTCGCGCAGGACGACGGCGCAATTCGGCTGGGCGTCGCCGACGACGGACCGGGGCTCTCGCCGGAGATGGCGACGCGCGTCCTTGAACCATTCATCCGGGGCGACCCGATACGCTCGCGGGAACTGGGCGGCAACGGGCTCGGCCTGTCGGTGGTGCGCGCGATCGTGGAGGCGCATGGCGGACATCTTCGCTACCGCAGCGCGCCCGGGGGCGGGGCGCTGTTCGAGATGATCTTTGCCCAGACGAAGCGTCCTCCCGCCGCACGCGATGCATAGCCTGATCGCTGCGGGGGGCTTCGCCGCGCATGTCAAAGCATGCGCGGGAGAACATCGGTCTCGCCGCCCTTGTCCTGCAGCCGATGCTTCACGATTCCGTCAAGCACGCCCGCTTCCTGGTTCGCCGGCTGAAGCGGGCGAAGGCAGCACTTCGGGTGGGCATCGTGTTCTGGTCGGAGACCGGCAACGACGACAAGGAAGCGGCCGCCAAGCTGGCCCAGGACATCAGCGCGGATTTCGTCGCGCATGGCATGGTCGGCGCGGTGACGGGCGCGCTGTCGAAGGAGCCGCCGGTGGCGCTGAAGCTGGTCGCCAAACGGCGCGCGAGACGGCAAAGGGCAGCGCCAAGGAAGGTGGCGGCGGTGGCGAGCTAAGGCAAAATCCAATGGCTGCGAGCGCGCTGGTTCGAGCCTGAGCCTAGCTTCGGTTACACTCGGACGAATTCACGTCCTGGCGGACTGACATGTCCGCTTTGATGCGCCAGGAATAGCTATCCCGATAGGGGTGTTTCGTTGTCGGCGATAGTGCGCCGTCGGGCTCGAGGTCGCTTCCCAAAGGGGGTAGAGCGCAGCGTGATCAAGCACAAGCGGGGGCGTCAGGTGTGATCGGGATGCTGTTGGTTCAGCAGCGTCGATAAAGCCGTGATGATCTGAGGCAGGAAGAAGGGCTTGGTGATCATGACGC
It encodes:
- a CDS encoding multidrug efflux RND transporter permease subunit; translation: MPNFFIDRPVFAWVIAIFIALAGLVSIPQLPVSRFPVIAPPSVSINATYTGASPQTINDSITAPIERELTAVKNVLYIESSSDSAGNASITVTFKPGTDPELAQIDVQNRLKAVEQRLPEPVRRSGLSVEGVTSGFLMIVSLRSEGGKADSLALEDYLVRGLTPELKRVPGVGRVQSFGSEAAMRVWIDPARLVSYSVSMAEITQAIQAQNVQVAPGRLGEAPTVPGQMISVPLNLDGQLKTPEEFAAIVLRSNPDGSKLTLGDVAKVEIGAQTMGFSIFDGGKPATAAAIQLAPGANAVSTSEGVKARLAELAPSMPKGVTYAVSYDTAPFVKLSISKVVRTLAEAMVLVFLIMLLFLQSIRYTLIPAIVAPIALLGTFAVMWAIGYSINVLTMFGMVLAIGIIVDDAIVVVENVERLMATEGLSPREATRRAMREITGAVVGITLVLTAVFLPMGLAGGSVGAIYRQFTVSLAVSILFSAFLALSLTPALCATILKPVPSHHERKGFFAWFNRGFERLTGRYTSWVGWLVRRTGRVMLVYSVLIGALALGYGTLPTAFVPDEDQGTFMASFTLPADATSERTQALVERFDRHAATRPDIANNLSIMGFGFSGSGSNAAMAFTTLRDWDARSGSTDAEIAAAERAMREATEGEVIIMKPPAIEELGTTSGVSLRLVDRVGRDAGALRDASETLVALAGQSKLLRNVRVDGLPNGPSVNLRVDRQKAGALGVSFSVISDVLGSTMGSTYVNDFPRAGSLQQVIVQAQARDRMQVEDVLKLQVRNDKGGMVPLSEVVTPQWSVGPLQLNRYNGYPSLSISGDAAPGVSSGNAMNEIERIAARLPAGFAVEWTGQSFQERQSGAQAPLLVAFSVVVVFLVLAALYESWAIPLSVMLVVPLGILGAVVAVHLRGFENDVFFKVGLITLIGLSAKNAVLIVEFARKLCDEGRSLREAAVEAARLRLRPIVMTSLAFTLGIVPLVVAKGPSSETQNALGTGLFGGMISATVLAVVFVPVFFVLVMRLPGRKAPAEGTAGAAPVKA
- a CDS encoding ATP-binding protein, with the protein product MGSRTGLSRQILIAMSAITVTAGLLVFFGTYFAYTAIVALYPMPEQDGGLTSLDFVIVGVLILVTLPIAALISLRLARRILEPLESLALSARRITAGGLTARASAGDRALGETAALIDDFNTMAQRLQDMAADMALWNATIAHELRTPLTILKGRLQGIIDGVFEPDERSLQGLILQVDGLARLVEDLRTVTLADSGHLDLRIEPIRLAWEIEQMAELMEQDLRASGYHLKLDLADLTVEADPTRIRQALLALVTNARRYAVRGTITICLAQDDGAIRLGVADDGPGLSPEMATRVLEPFIRGDPIRSRELGGNGLGLSVVRAIVEAHGGHLRYRSAPGGGALFEMIFAQTKRPPAARDA
- a CDS encoding response regulator, with the translated sequence MTALVLITEDDDEIAAILDAYLVREGFRTVQARDGRTALDLHLALKPDLVLLDVTMPRLDGWEVLAELRRRGNTPAIMITALDKDIDRLQGLRIGADDYVVKPFNPIEVVARAKAVLRRSGLATAAGILRVGDLAIDLDAYQASFGAGDEATRLALTLTEFRLLAHMARNPAKVFTRSELVDACLPGSDALDRTVDSHVSKLRRKLEQAGAIGLLPGVRGIGYRLSA
- a CDS encoding efflux RND transporter periplasmic adaptor subunit, yielding MRLRPLLTPAAFASMALFLAACTDSAGGPTSDAKRQPEAIAAPVRISVLKVQPHRVVVYDELPGRVSALRTAEIRPQVNGIVQKVIFTEGAEVSANQPLFQIDPAPFAADVDAASAVLARAEADLVNATVKHERVEALAVARTASAAALGDAKAALAQARASVAEAKANLVRRELELSHATVRSPIAGRIGQALTTEGGLASVGAATPLAVVQQIDSVYLDVRQPSMRREQLEEEAESGRGEDAAALPVDILTITGKPYAYQGKVLYSESTVEPGTGSIAMRVEVPNPYRQLLPGMYLRARVPSAIYPDALTVPQEAVRRDASGRAQLTVIANGKTASSHDVELGALVDRQYVILSGLRAGETVVVQGQDPTEGGQPLELVPYQPASPKNDV